One part of the Microbacterium aurugineum genome encodes these proteins:
- a CDS encoding prepilin peptidase: MDIRFALIALVHVALVVVGGALIVIDARTHRLPDLIVLPTLASLAALTAVDALLTGRGDALLRALLGLVILGGFYAVLRAISRAGMGGGDVKLAAVIGLVLGWHGWDSLVIGAAAAFVLGAFYALALILLRRATGATRIAFGPWMIAGALLGIVLG; the protein is encoded by the coding sequence ATGGACATCCGGTTCGCCCTCATCGCCCTCGTGCACGTCGCCCTGGTCGTCGTCGGCGGCGCACTGATCGTGATCGACGCCCGCACGCACCGACTGCCCGACCTGATCGTGCTGCCGACGCTCGCATCACTCGCGGCCCTCACCGCGGTCGACGCCCTCCTCACCGGGCGCGGCGACGCGCTCCTCCGCGCCCTCCTCGGCCTGGTGATCCTCGGCGGGTTCTATGCCGTGCTGCGAGCGATCAGCCGCGCAGGGATGGGCGGCGGCGACGTGAAGCTCGCTGCCGTGATCGGCCTCGTGCTGGGGTGGCACGGGTGGGATTCGCTCGTGATCGGTGCCGCGGCGGCATTCGTGCTGGGCGCGTTCTACGCACTGGCGCTCATCCTCCTGCGTCGCGCGACGGGGGCGACCCGCATCGCCTTCGGGCCCTGGATGATCGCCGGAGCCCTTCTCGGCATCGTCCTCGGCTGA
- a CDS encoding copper resistance protein CopC: MKTKALRPSAAPIALAATLLAAFLVLFSPLSASAHDALVSSSPAADESVDTVPEELTLTFSAKLIDGEGATEVVVTAPDGTSVTEGAATVEGAIVTQPLQGSGPAGEYHVIWKVVSSDGHPTSGEYSFMVTVGDGSATAEPTAAPTSAAPTTEQTTEPEATSTPTPVPDDADTGSAWVWVLAIIAVLVVAGVVIWIVASRRRGGAPTDSDTPSER, from the coding sequence GTGAAGACCAAAGCTCTGCGCCCGTCGGCCGCCCCGATCGCCCTCGCCGCGACCCTGCTCGCCGCGTTCCTCGTGCTCTTCTCCCCGCTCTCGGCGTCCGCGCACGACGCGCTCGTGTCGTCGTCTCCCGCTGCCGATGAATCGGTCGACACCGTCCCCGAAGAGCTCACGCTGACCTTCAGCGCCAAGCTCATCGACGGTGAGGGTGCGACGGAGGTCGTCGTGACCGCCCCCGATGGCACGTCGGTCACCGAGGGCGCGGCGACGGTCGAAGGCGCGATCGTCACCCAGCCCTTGCAGGGGTCCGGTCCGGCCGGCGAATACCACGTGATCTGGAAGGTCGTCTCCAGCGACGGACACCCCACTTCCGGCGAGTACTCCTTCATGGTGACCGTCGGCGACGGGTCTGCGACCGCGGAGCCCACGGCGGCCCCGACCAGCGCAGCGCCGACGACGGAGCAGACCACGGAGCCTGAGGCGACCTCGACACCGACACCGGTCCCCGACGATGCCGACACCGGTTCCGCATGGGTCTGGGTGCTCGCGATCATCGCTGTCCTGGTCGTCGCCGGAGTGGTCATCTGGATCGTCGCGAGCCGCCGCCGAGGTGGGGCTCCGACCGATTCCGACACCCCGTCGGAGCGATAG
- a CDS encoding FAD-dependent oxidoreductase, whose product MPDHDVLIVGAGPVGLLLGCLLLQRGLRVVVCERRADADQRTRAIGIHRPGLDALDAAGVGHEVRAEALRLEGGEVRSRRRTLASVDFASDRPVLILPQPRSGALLRDRMHSLSEEALITGCAVRLVRQDADAVHVTADSAVGTRMISAAVVVVADGVRSRLREGLDTGWRRRAGRAAYSMLDVEEPTSENRAVLHCEPEGLVESFPLPGGRRRWVVRGSADALRTADDFRATIERRTGIGIEPAATDAPTPFLAAQHAATRLHQGRVVLLGDAAHEISPIGGQGMNLGWVDAVRLAERLSGTRPGAVPDLGPYDRRVRRSASRAQRRSAFYMAMGAPAPAPVVRGREMLMRTLGSAPLRGWTAGLLTMRGL is encoded by the coding sequence ATGCCCGACCATGACGTGCTGATCGTCGGCGCGGGGCCGGTGGGTCTGCTGCTGGGCTGCCTGCTGCTGCAGCGCGGTCTGCGGGTGGTGGTGTGCGAACGTCGAGCGGACGCGGATCAGCGGACCAGGGCCATCGGCATCCACCGCCCCGGGTTGGACGCGTTGGACGCCGCGGGCGTCGGACACGAGGTGCGCGCGGAGGCGCTTCGGCTCGAAGGTGGGGAGGTGCGCAGCCGTCGGCGCACCCTGGCGTCCGTCGACTTCGCATCGGATCGTCCGGTCCTGATCCTCCCGCAGCCGCGAAGCGGCGCGCTGCTGCGGGACCGGATGCACTCGCTCTCGGAGGAGGCCCTGATCACCGGATGCGCCGTTCGCCTCGTCCGGCAGGACGCGGATGCCGTGCACGTCACGGCGGACTCCGCCGTGGGAACCCGCATGATCTCGGCGGCCGTGGTCGTGGTGGCCGACGGCGTGCGGAGCCGTCTGCGTGAGGGGCTCGATACCGGATGGCGTCGTCGGGCCGGACGCGCCGCGTATTCGATGCTCGATGTCGAGGAGCCGACGTCGGAGAACCGGGCCGTCCTGCACTGCGAGCCGGAGGGTCTGGTCGAGTCCTTCCCCCTCCCCGGTGGTCGCCGTCGATGGGTGGTGCGGGGCAGTGCAGACGCCCTTCGCACCGCCGATGACTTCCGTGCGACGATCGAGCGGCGTACCGGGATCGGCATCGAACCGGCCGCCACGGACGCCCCCACTCCCTTTCTCGCCGCCCAGCATGCGGCGACGCGCCTCCATCAGGGCCGGGTGGTGCTTCTGGGCGATGCCGCACACGAGATCAGTCCGATCGGCGGACAGGGCATGAACCTCGGGTGGGTCGATGCCGTTCGTCTCGCGGAACGACTCTCCGGCACGCGGCCCGGCGCGGTGCCGGACCTGGGTCCGTACGACCGACGGGTGCGCCGATCGGCATCCCGGGCGCAGCGCCGCTCCGCGTTCTACATGGCGATGGGGGCGCCCGCCCCGGCGCCGGTGGTGCGCGGCAGAGAGATGCTGATGCGTACCCTCGGGTCGGCTCCGTTGCGCGGCTGGACGGCAGGGCTCCTCACGATGCGCGGCCTGTGA
- a CDS encoding FHA domain-containing protein, with product MTDSDSRPAGEDAIHRSGEQKHDVTQTFGHDSDLSFVPFGVELTDVEQTAIAALPAGSALLLVRSGALAGARYLLDTDVTTVGRHPEADIFFDDVTVSRRHAEITRSGSAFEIIDQRSLNGTYVNGERVDRSALVDGSEVRVGKFRLNFFVSPHDRAAAND from the coding sequence GTGACAGACAGCGACAGCCGACCGGCCGGTGAGGACGCGATCCACCGTTCCGGCGAGCAGAAACACGACGTGACGCAGACGTTCGGACACGATTCCGACCTGTCTTTCGTGCCGTTCGGGGTGGAATTGACCGACGTGGAGCAGACGGCCATCGCCGCACTGCCTGCGGGATCCGCGTTGCTGCTGGTGCGCTCAGGCGCTCTCGCCGGTGCGCGCTATCTGCTCGACACCGATGTGACCACGGTCGGGCGGCACCCCGAGGCCGACATCTTCTTCGACGATGTGACCGTCTCGCGTCGGCACGCCGAGATCACCCGCAGCGGATCCGCCTTCGAGATCATCGACCAGCGCTCCCTCAACGGGACGTATGTCAACGGGGAGCGCGTCGACCGCAGCGCGCTGGTCGACGGCTCCGAAGTGCGCGTCGGCAAGTTCCGTCTGAACTTCTTCGTCTCCCCTCACGATCGCGCGGCGGCGAACGACTGA
- a CDS encoding CYTH domain-containing protein, with amino-acid sequence MTEPSRTVEVERKYDVDIETPLPRWDAIPGVDAVTAGERRALDARYFDTADGALARAGVALRRRTGGPDAGWHVKGPRQGDGRLELGWPLGDGDDLPPAVAETVATWTTAPLTPLARIENDRTAYLLSGPDGVVAEFVDDRVRATDLRGGVQRQWREWEMELGPAAPDDELRRTAFFDAVEHAVLAAGGRESASGSKLARALGF; translated from the coding sequence ATGACTGAACCGTCTCGCACCGTCGAGGTCGAACGCAAGTACGACGTCGACATCGAGACCCCGTTGCCGCGCTGGGACGCGATCCCCGGCGTCGACGCCGTCACCGCCGGCGAGCGTCGCGCATTGGACGCCCGATACTTCGACACCGCCGACGGTGCGCTCGCTCGTGCCGGCGTGGCGCTGCGTCGTCGTACCGGCGGGCCGGACGCGGGCTGGCACGTGAAGGGTCCTCGCCAGGGCGACGGCCGGCTCGAACTCGGCTGGCCGCTCGGCGACGGTGACGACCTTCCTCCGGCCGTCGCGGAGACCGTCGCGACCTGGACGACCGCACCGCTCACCCCGCTGGCGCGCATCGAGAACGATCGCACCGCCTATCTGCTCAGCGGTCCGGACGGGGTCGTGGCCGAGTTCGTCGACGACCGGGTGCGGGCCACCGACCTCCGCGGCGGCGTGCAGCGCCAATGGCGCGAGTGGGAGATGGAGCTGGGGCCCGCCGCTCCCGACGATGAGCTGCGGCGCACGGCGTTCTTCGACGCCGTGGAGCACGCCGTCCTCGCCGCGGGCGGCCGCGAATCGGCATCCGGCTCCAAGCTCGCTCGCGCGCTCGGTTTCTAG
- a CDS encoding MerR family transcriptional regulator, with the protein MNADELAGDPRFVPELLFTDGLPAMDDEVGYRGAVAARAAGITYRQLDYWARTELVEPTVRGASGSGSQRLYGFRDILVLKLVKSLLDTGISLQQIRTAVEELRRAGIRDLAGTTLMSDGASVYLCTSNDEVIDLVSRGQGVFGIAVGKVLREVESTLVAFDPTAPDPVDELTARRAKRSA; encoded by the coding sequence ATGAATGCGGATGAGCTCGCAGGAGACCCGCGGTTCGTACCCGAACTCCTCTTCACCGACGGCCTCCCGGCCATGGACGACGAGGTCGGATACCGCGGTGCGGTCGCAGCTCGTGCAGCTGGCATCACGTACCGTCAGCTCGACTACTGGGCGCGCACCGAGTTGGTGGAGCCCACCGTGCGCGGCGCCAGCGGCTCCGGTTCGCAGCGCCTCTACGGCTTCCGCGACATCCTCGTCCTGAAGCTGGTGAAGAGCCTTCTCGACACCGGCATCTCCCTCCAGCAGATCCGCACCGCCGTCGAGGAGCTGCGCCGCGCAGGCATCCGCGACCTCGCGGGCACCACGCTGATGAGCGACGGTGCCTCGGTCTACCTCTGCACGTCGAACGACGAGGTCATCGACCTCGTGAGCCGCGGCCAGGGTGTCTTCGGCATCGCCGTCGGCAAGGTCCTCCGCGAGGTGGAGTCGACCCTCGTGGCATTCGACCCGACCGCTCCGGACCCCGTCGACGAACTCACCGCTCGTCGCGCGAAGCGTTCCGCCTGA
- the lpdA gene encoding dihydrolipoyl dehydrogenase, whose product MPHYDVVILGAGPGGYVAAVRSAQLGLSTAIIEEKYWGGVCLNVGCIPSKALLKNAELAHTLNHKADFFGISGEFTIDFGKAFDRSREVAEGRVKGIHFLMKKNKVTEYNGRGTFTGPKAISVAKADGTSEEVTFDNAIIATGSKVRLLPGVTLSENVVTYEEQIMTRELPKSIVIVGAGAIGMEFAYVMTNYGVKVTIIEFLDRALPNEDADVSKEITKQYKNYGVDILTSTKVETVVDNGSSVTVTYTGKDGQQSSIEADKVLMSVGFAPNIEGFGLDKTGVKLTERGAIDIDDHMRTNVEGIYAIGDVTAKLQLAHVAEAQGVVAAETIGGAETQTLGDYRMMPRATFCSPQVASFGLTEQQAKDEGREIKVATFPFMANGKAHGLGEPVGFVKLIADAEHLELIGAHMIGPDVSELLPELTLAQKWDLTALELARNVHTHPTLSEALQEGFHGLAGHMINF is encoded by the coding sequence ATGCCACACTACGACGTCGTCATCCTTGGTGCAGGTCCTGGCGGATACGTCGCTGCGGTTCGCAGCGCGCAGCTCGGTCTGTCCACCGCCATCATCGAGGAGAAGTACTGGGGCGGTGTCTGCCTCAACGTCGGCTGCATCCCCTCCAAGGCGCTCCTGAAGAACGCGGAGCTCGCGCACACCCTGAACCACAAGGCGGACTTCTTCGGGATCTCCGGCGAGTTCACGATCGACTTCGGCAAGGCGTTCGATCGCAGCCGCGAGGTCGCCGAGGGTCGCGTCAAGGGCATCCACTTCCTGATGAAGAAGAACAAGGTGACCGAGTACAACGGTCGCGGCACCTTCACCGGCCCGAAGGCGATCTCGGTCGCCAAGGCCGATGGCACGTCCGAAGAGGTCACCTTCGACAACGCCATCATCGCCACCGGCTCCAAGGTCCGTCTGCTGCCGGGCGTGACGCTCAGCGAGAACGTCGTCACCTACGAAGAGCAGATCATGACCCGTGAGCTGCCGAAGTCGATCGTCATCGTCGGCGCGGGCGCGATCGGCATGGAGTTCGCCTATGTGATGACGAACTACGGGGTCAAGGTCACGATCATCGAGTTCCTCGACCGCGCGCTCCCCAACGAGGACGCGGACGTGTCGAAGGAGATCACGAAGCAGTACAAGAACTACGGCGTCGACATCCTGACCTCCACCAAGGTGGAGACCGTCGTCGACAACGGCTCCTCCGTCACCGTCACCTACACGGGCAAGGACGGTCAGCAGTCGTCGATCGAGGCCGACAAGGTGCTGATGTCGGTCGGCTTCGCCCCGAACATCGAGGGCTTCGGCCTCGACAAGACCGGTGTGAAGCTCACCGAACGCGGCGCGATCGACATCGACGATCACATGCGCACGAACGTCGAGGGCATCTACGCGATCGGTGATGTGACCGCCAAGCTGCAGCTCGCCCACGTGGCGGAGGCACAGGGCGTCGTCGCCGCCGAGACGATCGGTGGCGCGGAGACGCAGACCCTCGGCGACTACCGGATGATGCCGCGTGCGACGTTCTGCTCGCCGCAGGTCGCATCGTTCGGGCTCACCGAGCAGCAGGCCAAGGACGAGGGGCGCGAGATCAAGGTCGCGACCTTCCCGTTCATGGCCAACGGCAAGGCGCACGGCCTCGGCGAGCCGGTCGGCTTCGTCAAGCTGATCGCCGACGCGGAGCACCTCGAGCTCATCGGCGCGCACATGATCGGCCCGGACGTCTCCGAGCTCCTGCCCGAGCTGACGCTGGCCCAGAAGTGGGACCTGACGGCACTCGAGCTCGCCCGCAACGTGCACACCCACCCGACGCTGTCGGAGGCACTGCAGGAAGGCTTCCACGGCCTCGCGGGACACATGATCAACTTCTGA
- a CDS encoding type III polyketide synthase has product MSRPPVLRSLQTIVPETVLVQEQVRDVFAQQPDLGRLAQRIVTTSFNVSGIDTRHTVIDELSLESEPADPVFFDRRTGMLLAPGTRARNDLYTREAAKLFVEVARQALDADPEIGPEDVTHVITVSCTGFHAPGPEYEIVRGLGLSDAVQRFHLGFMGCYASMPALRAASQFCAADENAVVLVVSVELCTLHLRSSEDPDTIVASSLFADGAAAGIVTSRDLPSPSSSLQLDRFHTAIAPEGEKDMAWTIGDTGFEMILSTSVPQIIGETIIGALRPLYSAENGLAEAFEAGTVGDQVQHWAIHPGGRSILDRVQERMQLSDAQLHPAREVLRENGNMSSATVLFVLKRILEAEGASGGERVAAMAFGPGLTAESALMTVVAPTGS; this is encoded by the coding sequence ATGAGCCGACCGCCTGTGCTTCGATCGCTGCAGACGATCGTCCCCGAAACCGTTCTCGTGCAGGAGCAGGTGCGCGACGTCTTCGCGCAGCAGCCCGATCTCGGGCGGCTCGCGCAGCGGATCGTGACGACGTCGTTCAACGTCTCGGGCATCGACACCCGGCACACCGTGATCGATGAGCTGTCGCTGGAGTCGGAACCGGCCGACCCCGTCTTCTTCGACCGTCGTACCGGGATGCTCCTCGCGCCCGGCACGAGAGCACGAAACGACCTGTACACCCGGGAGGCGGCGAAGCTCTTCGTCGAGGTCGCGCGGCAGGCCCTCGACGCCGATCCTGAGATCGGCCCCGAAGACGTCACCCACGTCATCACGGTCTCCTGCACCGGATTCCACGCCCCGGGACCGGAGTACGAGATCGTCCGCGGACTCGGACTCTCCGATGCGGTGCAGCGATTCCATCTCGGCTTCATGGGCTGCTACGCGTCGATGCCGGCGTTGCGTGCGGCGAGCCAGTTCTGCGCCGCCGATGAGAACGCCGTGGTCCTGGTCGTCAGCGTCGAGCTGTGCACCCTCCATCTGCGTTCCTCCGAGGACCCGGACACGATCGTCGCCTCCTCGTTGTTCGCCGACGGTGCGGCAGCCGGCATCGTGACGTCCCGTGATCTTCCGTCGCCGTCCTCCTCGCTGCAGCTGGACCGTTTCCACACGGCCATCGCGCCGGAGGGCGAGAAGGACATGGCCTGGACGATCGGTGACACCGGCTTCGAGATGATCCTGTCGACCTCTGTTCCGCAGATCATCGGGGAGACGATCATCGGCGCCCTTCGACCGCTGTACTCGGCCGAGAATGGCCTGGCCGAAGCCTTCGAGGCCGGGACGGTGGGGGACCAGGTGCAGCATTGGGCCATCCACCCCGGCGGCCGCAGCATCCTCGACCGGGTGCAGGAGCGGATGCAGCTCAGCGACGCGCAGCTGCACCCGGCGCGGGAGGTCCTGCGGGAGAACGGCAACATGTCGAGCGCGACGGTGCTCTTCGTCCTCAAACGGATCCTGGAGGCTGAGGGGGCCAGTGGCGGAGAGCGCGTGGCGGCGATGGCTTTCGGGCCAGGGCTCACGGCCGAGAGCGCGCTGATGACCGTCGTCGCGCCGACCGGGTCATGA
- the ftsR gene encoding transcriptional regulator FtsR, producing the protein MAATPARERSASAGLLSIGQVLARLTPEFPDLTSSKLRFLEVQGIVSPSRTESGYRKFSASDIERLRLGLTLQRDHYLPLSVIREQLDDAAAGGEASALAPPPSITPAPRRYRRDELLAAAGAGPQLLNDAISTGVITAQESYPEATVTLLRGLVALDRHGIEPRHLRSLRQGAEREVALIESAMSALLRRTDAASRAKASELAPELATRIDEVRSLFVKDALSRVLS; encoded by the coding sequence ATGGCGGCCACTCCCGCCCGCGAACGTTCCGCGTCCGCGGGCTTGCTGAGTATCGGCCAGGTCCTTGCTCGGCTCACACCGGAGTTCCCCGACCTCACGTCCAGCAAGCTGCGCTTCCTCGAAGTGCAGGGCATCGTCAGCCCCTCCCGCACGGAGTCGGGCTACCGCAAGTTCTCCGCCTCGGACATCGAGCGGTTGCGCCTCGGTCTCACGCTGCAGCGCGATCACTATCTTCCGCTGAGCGTCATCCGGGAGCAGCTCGATGACGCCGCCGCCGGCGGGGAGGCATCCGCCCTCGCTCCGCCGCCCTCGATCACGCCGGCGCCGCGTCGCTACCGCCGAGATGAGTTGCTCGCCGCCGCCGGTGCGGGACCGCAGCTGCTCAACGATGCGATCAGCACCGGCGTCATCACGGCGCAGGAGAGCTACCCGGAAGCCACCGTCACGCTGCTGCGCGGTCTCGTCGCCCTCGACCGCCACGGCATCGAACCCCGGCACCTGCGGTCGTTGCGCCAAGGGGCTGAGCGGGAAGTCGCGCTCATCGAGTCGGCGATGTCCGCACTCCTGCGGCGGACCGACGCCGCGTCCCGGGCGAAGGCCAGCGAATTGGCGCCGGAACTGGCGACGCGGATCGATGAAGTGCGCTCGCTCTTCGTCAAGGATGCGCTGTCGCGAGTGCTTTCGTAA
- a CDS encoding DNA polymerase Y family protein, translating into MNAPLRVLVLWFPDWPMRAALGGAPPHPPTALVQANTIVACTASAREHGVRTGQRRRVAQGHLSSLQVLPHDPARDERAFLPVLQLIEKHAPGVTLLRPGLAILRARGISRYHGGEAEAAASLATVLGEAGFPEVRIGIADGPFTAEIAARGPTPWTVVPSGTAREFLAPYPVQVLRDEQITGLLLRLGIRTLGEFTALAAPDVRDRFGEHGARLHALAAGADSRPLTPRPPDPELVRSVEFDSPLGGADQIAFAVRQTADAVMLALGEASVVCTEVRIDLTDDNGAVFSRSWLHPTCFDASDLVDRVRWQLEALATQSAKEPIDEARAFGGITAVRITPAAVDDAAHHQPGLFGSGTDERLHHAVSRVQTMLGHQGVVTAAISGGRWLADRQVLTPWGERAVPPRDPGSPWPGSLPDPLPAEVFHPPRPIGVLAADETTVSVDERGTLSQDPARIEGASVQAWAGPWPVHERRWAAGGGKRGHRLQIVDDQDRAWLVFHTGERWWAEGRYR; encoded by the coding sequence ATGAACGCCCCTCTCCGTGTCCTCGTGCTGTGGTTCCCCGACTGGCCGATGCGAGCCGCGCTCGGCGGCGCACCCCCACATCCGCCCACCGCCCTGGTGCAAGCCAACACGATCGTCGCCTGCACCGCCTCCGCCAGGGAGCACGGCGTCCGCACCGGTCAGCGCCGCCGAGTCGCGCAGGGCCACCTCTCCTCCCTCCAGGTACTCCCGCACGACCCGGCCCGTGACGAACGCGCCTTCCTTCCCGTGCTCCAGCTCATCGAGAAGCACGCCCCGGGAGTCACTCTGCTGCGCCCCGGACTCGCGATCCTCCGCGCCAGAGGCATCTCCCGCTATCACGGTGGGGAAGCGGAGGCCGCCGCGTCACTCGCCACCGTCCTCGGAGAGGCCGGTTTCCCCGAGGTGCGCATCGGCATCGCAGACGGCCCCTTCACCGCCGAGATCGCCGCTCGAGGCCCGACGCCCTGGACGGTCGTACCGTCCGGCACCGCCCGGGAGTTCTTGGCCCCCTACCCCGTGCAGGTGCTGCGCGACGAACAGATCACCGGACTCCTCCTCCGGCTCGGCATACGCACCCTCGGCGAGTTCACCGCCCTCGCCGCGCCTGACGTGCGCGACCGCTTCGGTGAACACGGTGCGCGTCTGCACGCGCTCGCCGCGGGTGCCGACTCCCGCCCCCTGACCCCGCGCCCACCCGACCCCGAGCTCGTGCGCAGCGTCGAGTTCGACTCGCCGCTGGGCGGAGCCGATCAGATCGCCTTCGCGGTGCGGCAGACAGCCGACGCGGTGATGCTCGCTCTCGGTGAGGCCTCGGTCGTCTGCACGGAGGTGCGGATCGATCTGACCGACGACAACGGGGCGGTCTTCTCGAGATCCTGGCTGCACCCCACCTGTTTCGACGCCTCCGACCTCGTCGATCGGGTGCGCTGGCAGTTGGAGGCCTTGGCCACGCAGTCCGCGAAGGAACCGATCGACGAGGCACGAGCGTTCGGCGGCATCACCGCCGTACGGATCACCCCCGCCGCTGTGGATGATGCCGCCCATCACCAACCGGGGCTCTTCGGCTCCGGCACCGATGAGCGCCTGCACCACGCGGTCTCGCGCGTGCAGACCATGTTGGGCCATCAGGGCGTGGTCACCGCGGCGATCTCCGGTGGTCGCTGGCTCGCCGACCGTCAGGTGCTCACCCCGTGGGGAGAGCGCGCCGTCCCTCCACGGGATCCGGGATCGCCGTGGCCCGGCAGCCTCCCCGACCCTCTGCCCGCCGAGGTGTTCCACCCCCCGCGCCCCATCGGAGTCCTCGCCGCGGATGAGACCACGGTCAGCGTCGATGAACGCGGAACCCTCTCGCAAGACCCCGCCCGCATCGAGGGTGCCTCCGTGCAGGCCTGGGCCGGTCCCTGGCCCGTTCACGAACGCCGCTGGGCCGCAGGGGGAGGGAAACGCGGGCATCGGCTCCAGATCGTCGATGACCAGGATCGCGCCTGGCTGGTCTTCCATACCGGCGAGCGCTGGTGGGCCGAGGGGAGGTATCGCTGA
- a CDS encoding ParA family protein, giving the protein MHVLSVSSLKGGVGKTTVTLGLASAAFARGVRTLVVDLDPQSDVSTGMDIQVAGRLNIADVLANPKEKVVRQAITSSGWAKVHPGTIDVLIGSPSAINFDGPHPSVRDVWKLEEALASVEADYDLVLVDCAPSLNALTRTAWAASDRVMVVTEPGLFSVAAADRALRAIEEIRRGLSPRLQPLGIVVNRVRPQSIEHQFRIKELRDMFGPLVLSPQLPERTSLQQAQGAAKPLHIWPGDSAQELAADFDQLLDRIIRTGRIAVPENGPQS; this is encoded by the coding sequence GTGCACGTACTCAGCGTCAGCTCTCTCAAGGGGGGCGTCGGCAAGACGACCGTGACACTCGGGCTGGCCTCCGCGGCTTTCGCTCGGGGCGTCCGGACTCTCGTCGTCGACCTCGACCCTCAGTCCGACGTCTCCACCGGGATGGACATCCAAGTGGCAGGTCGGCTCAACATCGCCGACGTCCTGGCGAACCCGAAGGAGAAGGTCGTCCGACAGGCGATCACCTCGAGCGGATGGGCGAAGGTCCACCCCGGCACCATCGATGTGCTGATCGGGAGCCCCTCCGCGATCAACTTCGACGGGCCGCACCCGAGCGTGCGTGACGTGTGGAAGCTCGAGGAGGCGCTCGCCTCGGTCGAGGCCGACTACGACCTCGTCCTCGTCGACTGTGCTCCCTCCCTGAACGCGCTCACCCGCACCGCCTGGGCCGCCAGCGACCGCGTCATGGTGGTCACGGAACCCGGACTGTTCTCCGTCGCCGCCGCCGACCGCGCCCTCCGCGCCATCGAGGAGATCCGTCGGGGACTCTCGCCCCGGCTCCAGCCCCTCGGCATCGTCGTGAACCGCGTACGCCCGCAGTCCATCGAGCACCAGTTCCGCATCAAGGAGCTTCGCGACATGTTCGGACCTCTCGTGCTCTCCCCTCAGCTGCCCGAGCGCACCTCGCTGCAGCAGGCCCAGGGTGCCGCGAAGCCGCTGCACATCTGGCCCGGCGATTCCGCGCAGGAACTCGCCGCCGACTTCGACCAGCTCCTGGACAGGATCATCCGCACCGGTCGGATCGCCGTTCCGGAGAACGGCCCGCAGAGCTGA
- a CDS encoding methyltransferase domain-containing protein, translating into MSPDLTLRDVEVRERMDHPHADARKLARTYGRFGLVNALVSRPGAMYRRDIRPRAARTGRLRILDVGAGGGDLCRLLAWRLRREGLSAEVTALDADDRAIRWAAAHDGGAGVRYRCALTTELVAAGETYDVVLSNHVLHHLDDAELQGVLSDSVRLVAADGVVAHHDIARSHTAYALFAAATWPISRSLLADSFIREDGLLSIRRSYTLAELAAVAPDGWSVRGGAPFRVELRWDGAHARP; encoded by the coding sequence ATGAGCCCCGATCTCACGCTGCGAGATGTGGAGGTCCGCGAGCGGATGGACCATCCGCATGCGGACGCTCGGAAGCTGGCGCGGACCTACGGACGGTTCGGTCTCGTCAACGCGCTCGTCTCCCGGCCCGGGGCGATGTATCGGCGCGACATCCGTCCTCGCGCGGCGCGTACCGGGCGACTGCGGATCCTCGATGTGGGGGCCGGTGGGGGAGACCTCTGCCGATTGCTCGCGTGGCGTCTGCGTCGAGAGGGTCTCTCGGCGGAGGTCACCGCGCTCGACGCCGACGACCGTGCGATCCGCTGGGCAGCGGCGCATGATGGCGGTGCGGGCGTGCGATACCGCTGCGCGCTGACCACGGAGCTCGTCGCCGCGGGGGAGACTTACGACGTCGTGCTGTCCAACCACGTGCTGCACCACCTCGATGACGCCGAGCTTCAGGGCGTGCTCAGCGACTCCGTGCGCCTCGTCGCTGCGGACGGAGTGGTGGCGCACCACGACATCGCCCGCAGCCACACCGCGTACGCCCTGTTCGCCGCGGCCACCTGGCCCATCTCCCGCAGCCTCCTCGCCGACTCGTTCATCCGCGAGGACGGGCTCCTCAGCATCCGTCGCTCCTACACCCTCGCCGAGCTCGCGGCGGTCGCCCCAGACGGGTGGAGCGTACGCGGCGGTGCACCCTTCCGCGTGGAGCTGCGATGGGACGGGGCACATGCCCGACCATGA